In the genome of Solibacillus silvestris, one region contains:
- a CDS encoding replicative DNA helicase (unwinds double stranded DNA) encodes MNESMMDRVPPHNSEAEQSVIGAVFLEPQALITASEIVIADDFYHIAHQKIFQTMLNLSDQGKAIDLVTVTEELSAKKELEDIGGLSYITELASAVPTAANIAHYAKIVEEKAILRRLIRVASKIADDGYTREDEVEILLAEAEKKMLEVSNRKNAGDFKHVKDVLVQTFDNIEQLQSREGDVTGIPTGFRDLDKMTAGFQRNDLIIVAARPSVGKTAFALNVAQSVAVKARENVAIFSLEMGADQLVMRMLCAEGNIDAQRLRTGALETEDWSKLTMAMGSLSNSGIYIDDSPGVRMTDIRAKCRRLAKENGLGMIMIDYLQLILGSGKPGENRQQEVSEISRSLKGLARELKVPIIALSQLSRGVEQRQDKRPMMSDLRESGSIEQDADIVAFLYRDDYYDKESESKDIIEIIIAKQRNGPTGTVSLAFRKEYNKFLNLEFTPPPREE; translated from the coding sequence ATGAACGAATCCATGATGGACCGTGTTCCTCCACATAATAGTGAAGCGGAACAATCGGTCATTGGAGCCGTTTTCCTTGAACCACAAGCTCTAATAACAGCATCCGAAATTGTTATAGCAGATGATTTTTATCATATTGCCCATCAAAAGATTTTCCAAACGATGCTGAACTTGAGCGATCAGGGAAAAGCAATTGATCTTGTCACTGTAACGGAAGAATTATCAGCAAAAAAAGAGCTCGAGGATATCGGCGGATTAAGCTATATTACGGAATTGGCGAGTGCTGTTCCGACGGCTGCCAATATTGCACATTACGCAAAGATAGTAGAGGAAAAGGCGATTTTACGTCGCCTTATTCGCGTTGCATCTAAAATTGCAGATGATGGATATACGCGCGAAGATGAGGTAGAAATTCTTTTAGCAGAAGCTGAAAAGAAAATGCTTGAAGTTTCGAACCGTAAAAATGCGGGCGATTTTAAGCACGTAAAAGATGTACTCGTTCAAACATTTGATAATATTGAACAGCTCCAGTCACGTGAGGGGGATGTGACAGGTATTCCTACCGGTTTCCGTGATTTGGACAAGATGACGGCAGGTTTCCAACGCAACGATTTAATTATTGTGGCAGCCCGTCCATCGGTTGGTAAAACAGCCTTTGCCTTAAACGTAGCCCAAAGTGTTGCTGTAAAGGCCCGTGAAAATGTAGCGATTTTCTCTCTTGAAATGGGAGCAGACCAGCTTGTCATGCGTATGTTATGTGCAGAAGGTAATATCGATGCACAACGCTTGCGTACAGGCGCTTTAGAAACAGAGGACTGGAGCAAGCTGACAATGGCTATGGGAAGTTTATCAAATTCCGGTATTTACATCGATGACTCTCCGGGTGTGCGCATGACAGATATACGTGCCAAATGCCGACGATTAGCTAAGGAAAACGGTTTAGGAATGATTATGATCGATTACTTGCAGCTTATTTTAGGTAGCGGTAAACCAGGAGAGAACCGTCAGCAGGAAGTATCGGAAATTTCCCGTTCATTAAAAGGTTTAGCGCGTGAACTAAAGGTACCTATAATTGCCCTATCACAGCTGTCGCGTGGTGTAGAGCAACGTCAAGATAAACGACCGATGATGAGTGACTTGCGTGAATCTGGTTCGATTGAGCAAGATGCCGATATCGTAGCCTTCTTATACCGTGATGATTACTACGATAAAGAATCGGAAAGTAAGGATATTATCGAAATCATTATTGCAAAACAACGTAACGGTCCAACAGGCACGGTAAGCTTGGCATTCCGTAAAGAGTACAATAAGTTCTTAAATCTAGAATTTACCCCACCTCCACGAGAGGAATAA
- a CDS encoding adenylosuccinate synthase, with the protein MTAVVVVGTQWGDEGKGKITDFLSKRADAIARYAGGDNAGHTIKIGEETYKLHLIPSGIFYPEKLSVIGNGVVLNPKSIVTELKGLQARGIDTSNLRISNRAHVILPYHIYQDIAEEQARGDEKIGTTAKGIGPCYQDKVARIGIRVADLLDKETFEKKLRANLTLKNRLFTKFYEVEGLQFDDIFEEYFAYGQEIAQYVTDTSKVLNDVIEEGGKVLFEGAQGIMLDVDQGTYPYVTSSNPVAGGIAIGSGVGPTAVERVVGVCKAYTSRVGDGPFPSELHDEIGQQIREVGREYGTTTGRPRRVGWFDSVVVRHSRRVSGITDLALNSIDVLSGLETVKICTAYEYNGEQITEYPANLEIIKQCKPVYEELPGWSEDVTNVRTFDELPDNAKNYIHRIVELTGISLMTFSVGPSREQTNIVSEIWK; encoded by the coding sequence ATGACAGCTGTAGTTGTAGTAGGTACGCAATGGGGAGACGAAGGAAAAGGTAAAATTACAGATTTCCTTTCAAAAAGAGCAGATGCAATCGCACGTTATGCTGGTGGGGATAACGCGGGTCACACAATAAAGATTGGTGAAGAAACATATAAATTGCATTTAATCCCTTCAGGAATTTTTTATCCGGAGAAGCTTTCGGTTATAGGAAATGGTGTTGTTCTTAATCCGAAATCAATAGTAACGGAATTAAAAGGACTGCAAGCTAGAGGAATTGATACATCGAATTTAAGAATTTCCAATCGTGCACATGTAATTTTGCCGTATCACATTTATCAGGATATTGCAGAGGAACAGGCACGTGGTGATGAAAAAATAGGCACAACAGCAAAAGGAATTGGTCCATGCTACCAAGATAAAGTTGCCCGGATCGGGATTCGTGTAGCAGACCTATTAGATAAAGAAACATTTGAAAAGAAATTACGCGCAAATTTAACATTAAAAAATCGCTTATTTACAAAGTTTTATGAAGTAGAAGGATTACAATTTGATGATATCTTCGAGGAATACTTTGCTTATGGTCAGGAAATTGCCCAATATGTAACGGATACATCGAAAGTGCTGAATGATGTTATTGAAGAAGGCGGTAAAGTGCTGTTTGAAGGGGCCCAAGGGATTATGCTTGATGTCGATCAAGGTACTTATCCATATGTAACTTCTTCAAATCCAGTGGCAGGCGGGATAGCAATTGGATCAGGAGTTGGTCCAACAGCAGTAGAACGCGTCGTTGGCGTTTGTAAAGCATATACATCTCGTGTTGGAGATGGTCCATTTCCTTCTGAACTTCATGATGAAATTGGTCAGCAAATTCGGGAAGTAGGGCGTGAATATGGTACAACAACTGGCCGCCCACGTCGTGTTGGTTGGTTTGACTCGGTCGTTGTTCGCCATTCACGCCGGGTTTCGGGAATTACGGATTTAGCATTAAATTCTATTGATGTATTATCAGGTCTTGAAACGGTCAAAATTTGTACAGCGTATGAATATAACGGAGAACAAATTACTGAATACCCGGCGAACCTGGAAATCATTAAACAGTGTAAACCTGTTTATGAAGAACTGCCAGGTTGGTCAGAAGATGTGACGAATGTTCGGACATTTGATGAGTTGCCTGATAATGCGAAAAATTATATACACCGCATTGTAGAGCTTACAGGTATTTCATTAATGACATTCTCAGTAGGCCCTTCACGTGAGCAAACGAATATCGTAAGTGAAATCTGGAAATAA
- a CDS encoding transcriptional regulator: protein MDWSRTKTIFIWVFLVLNIFLYTQYLESYNEGQEIDVLGETMEIEARLKGDNITYIALPNNKESAAYYSGQIKNFSPSEVPYFKNQSAKIENNNKLIVTMDKPVKLQKSDTRDSYTDFVHNNVYEGDSYVLWDIDKEKKEATFFQKVNDVTLYYNVRGYVKLYWDDENRIVSYEQTMLEKHEKLDKQQNLLTARQVLQILYGKNLLKPDSQITEMNLGYSTIVQLTQTQVFAPTWEVRVKLTDDTEEIHFVNAVQGRIVEIQNDLSEIVEQTEDLEE, encoded by the coding sequence TTGGATTGGAGTAGAACGAAAACTATTTTTATATGGGTTTTTCTAGTATTGAATATCTTTTTATATACGCAGTATTTAGAGAGCTATAACGAAGGCCAGGAAATAGATGTTTTAGGGGAAACGATGGAAATTGAAGCACGTTTGAAGGGAGATAATATAACGTATATTGCCCTTCCGAACAATAAGGAAAGTGCAGCATATTATTCCGGACAAATTAAAAATTTCTCTCCATCTGAAGTGCCATACTTTAAGAATCAAAGCGCAAAGATAGAAAATAACAATAAGCTGATTGTGACGATGGACAAGCCTGTAAAGCTTCAGAAAAGCGATACCCGAGATTCCTATACTGACTTTGTCCACAACAATGTATATGAAGGTGATTCCTATGTGCTTTGGGATATCGATAAAGAGAAAAAAGAAGCGACATTTTTCCAGAAGGTGAATGACGTAACACTGTATTATAATGTGCGTGGTTATGTAAAACTTTATTGGGATGATGAAAACCGCATTGTTTCCTATGAGCAAACAATGCTGGAAAAGCATGAAAAGTTAGATAAACAGCAAAATCTATTAACTGCAAGACAAGTATTGCAGATTCTATATGGAAAGAATTTATTAAAACCCGATTCTCAGATTACGGAAATGAATCTAGGCTACTCTACAATTGTTCAATTAACGCAAACACAAGTATTTGCACCGACATGGGAAGTACGGGTAAAGCTGACTGATGACACAGAAGAAATACATTTTGTGAATGCGGTACAAGGACGAATTGTGGAGATCCAAAATGACTTATCCGAAATTGTTGAGCAGACAGAGGATTTGGAAGAGTAG
- a CDS encoding DNA-binding response regulator — protein sequence MDKTILVVDDEKPIADILQFNLIKEGYRVICAYDGDEALQRVEEEQPDLMLLDIMLPKRDGMEVCREVRKKYDFPIIMLTAKGSEIDKVLGLEMGADDYVTKPFSTRELIARVKANMRRLNVPAQIEEAQAETNDIVVGSLTIQPDAYLVLKRDESIELTHREFELLHYLAKHIGQVMTREHLLQTVWGYDYFGDVRTVDVTIRRLREKIEDNPSHPLWIVTRRGVGYYLRNPEQE from the coding sequence ATGGATAAAACGATATTAGTTGTAGACGATGAAAAACCGATTGCAGATATTTTGCAGTTTAATTTAATAAAAGAAGGTTATCGCGTCATTTGTGCATACGATGGGGACGAAGCGCTTCAAAGAGTAGAAGAGGAACAGCCGGATTTAATGTTGCTGGATATTATGTTACCTAAACGTGACGGCATGGAAGTATGTCGTGAAGTACGCAAAAAATATGATTTCCCAATTATTATGCTAACGGCAAAAGGGTCGGAAATCGATAAAGTGCTAGGACTGGAAATGGGTGCTGACGATTATGTAACAAAGCCGTTCAGTACACGTGAACTAATCGCCCGTGTAAAAGCGAATATGCGCAGATTAAATGTGCCTGCTCAAATAGAAGAAGCACAGGCGGAAACGAATGATATTGTAGTAGGCTCTTTAACAATTCAGCCAGATGCCTATTTAGTATTAAAGCGTGACGAGTCAATTGAATTAACACACCGCGAATTTGAATTACTGCATTATTTAGCAAAACATATTGGTCAAGTAATGACGCGTGAGCATTTGCTGCAAACAGTATGGGGTTATGATTATTTCGGTGATGTACGAACAGTGGATGTAACAATCCGCCGTTTACGTGAAAAAATTGAAGATAATCCAAGTCACCCTTTATGGATTGTTACGAGACGAGGAGTAGGCTATTACTTACGAAACCCTGAACAGGAGTAA
- a CDS encoding PAS domain-containing sensor histidine kinase, which translates to MQKVSFFKSIHVKLVLIYVLLIIIALQIIGIYFSKQLETNLKTNFQDSIRQRIELVHYSVREEMLKIRDENTPPSLEDSLKPILQGFSTEDINKINVVDRHDRILATSEDDQAIVGQRINEEIIQQAASSETLLDKISLDRDTGQRIWILAVPIMDNVGSKEDLKGVIYVQSNIEKVYEQLNEINRIFAAGIAVSLAITIILGILVARTITRPISDMRKQAQAMSKGNYARKVRVYGTDEIGQLAIAFNHLTNRLQEAQSTTEAERRKLASVLSNMTDGVIATDRKGKIILINDPALELLHDSRETTLNRPIASVLRLDQEYSFEDLIHMKDSVNLDFSMNDAPYVLRANFSVIQKETGFVNGLITVLHDITEQEKIDMERREFVANVSHELRTPLTTMRSYLEALAEGAWKDENIAPTFLNVTQTETERMIRLVNDLLQLSKMDSQEYELNLEFVEFNKFFTQIIDRFEMSKSQNVEFIRLLPEKSYFVDIDTDKLTQVIDNIISNALKYSPDGGNIRFGFTVHDNMIRVMISDDGMGIPKENVTRIFDRFYRVDRARARSMGGTGLGLAIAREMIEAHGGKIWAESEEGQGTTIFFTLPYELDEAGDWE; encoded by the coding sequence ATGCAAAAAGTGAGCTTTTTTAAGTCCATCCATGTAAAGCTTGTATTGATTTATGTCCTATTAATTATTATTGCTCTTCAAATTATAGGTATTTATTTCTCAAAGCAGCTGGAGACGAATTTAAAAACGAATTTCCAAGATTCGATTCGCCAAAGAATAGAGCTTGTGCATTATAGTGTACGTGAAGAAATGTTAAAGATACGCGATGAAAATACCCCGCCTTCATTAGAGGATAGTTTAAAACCGATTTTGCAGGGGTTTTCTACAGAAGATATTAACAAAATCAATGTAGTGGACCGTCACGACCGTATATTGGCTACTTCCGAAGACGACCAGGCAATTGTTGGTCAGCGTATAAATGAGGAAATTATACAACAGGCCGCGTCTTCCGAAACACTGTTGGATAAGATTTCATTGGATCGGGATACAGGACAGCGCATATGGATATTAGCTGTTCCTATTATGGATAATGTGGGATCTAAAGAGGATTTGAAAGGCGTCATTTACGTTCAATCGAATATTGAAAAGGTATACGAGCAACTAAATGAAATTAACCGGATTTTTGCGGCAGGTATTGCAGTATCGCTTGCTATTACCATTATATTAGGAATTTTAGTTGCGCGAACTATTACTCGCCCTATTTCCGATATGCGAAAACAGGCTCAGGCAATGTCAAAAGGAAATTATGCAAGGAAAGTGCGTGTATACGGAACAGATGAAATAGGTCAGTTAGCCATTGCCTTCAATCATTTAACCAATCGTCTGCAGGAAGCACAATCCACGACAGAGGCTGAACGCCGAAAACTGGCAAGTGTACTTAGTAACATGACAGATGGTGTAATAGCCACAGACCGCAAAGGGAAAATTATATTGATTAATGATCCGGCATTGGAATTGCTTCATGATTCACGTGAAACAACTTTAAACCGCCCGATTGCATCGGTATTACGCTTAGACCAGGAGTATAGTTTTGAAGACTTGATTCATATGAAAGATTCTGTGAATCTTGATTTTAGTATGAATGATGCACCGTATGTGTTACGTGCAAACTTTTCTGTAATTCAAAAGGAAACAGGTTTTGTAAATGGTCTGATTACGGTATTGCATGATATTACCGAACAGGAAAAAATTGATATGGAGCGTCGTGAATTTGTTGCGAATGTTTCCCATGAATTGCGTACGCCGTTAACGACGATGCGGAGTTATTTAGAAGCACTTGCAGAAGGTGCATGGAAAGATGAAAATATAGCGCCGACATTTTTAAACGTTACGCAAACTGAAACAGAGCGTATGATACGCCTTGTAAATGATTTGCTACAATTATCAAAAATGGACAGCCAGGAATATGAACTGAATCTGGAGTTTGTTGAATTTAATAAGTTTTTCACGCAAATTATTGACCGTTTTGAAATGTCGAAGTCACAGAATGTAGAATTTATCCGATTGCTTCCAGAAAAGAGCTATTTTGTTGATATTGATACCGATAAGCTTACACAGGTGATCGATAATATTATTTCAAATGCACTGAAATATTCTCCGGATGGCGGCAATATTCGTTTTGGTTTTACCGTTCATGATAATATGATTCGCGTTATGATTTCAGATGATGGTATGGGAATTCCGAAAGAAAATGTAACGCGAATTTTCGATCGCTTCTATCGTGTAGACCGAGCAAGAGCAAGGTCGATGGGTGGAACAGGTTTAGGTCTTGCAATTGCTCGTGAAATGATTGAAGCACACGGCGGGAAAATTTGGGCAGAAAGTGAGGAAGGCCAGGGCACTACGATATTCTTCACATTGCCATATGAATTGGATGAAGCGGGGGATTGGGAATGA